Below is a window of Humulus lupulus chromosome 2, drHumLupu1.1, whole genome shotgun sequence DNA.
GAGTGAATACTTATTGATGTAATTATGTAGTCCAAGTGGGAGCATGTTAaaaattttatatggactaacatAATTAAGTATAGTTCACGCAGTGCCGTTATTAGCATACTAGGATATGCATAGTGCTTATTATTTATTCAAGACCATAATGGGGTTGTCTAGTTAACTAACTATACTTGAGGCACATGGATGCACCAAACTTGATCACTAATCAACCCATTGGGTTAGGATCCACACTTAGACCAAAGTGCCCTTATGGTGCTCATTAATGAGAGCATATGAGGCCTATATATTTAGGTTGTTGGATACAAGGGCAAGGATGAATGAGTGAGAGTGTGTAGTTGGCTAGCATCCATGTATCCCTCTTgttttttctttgttgttttggagGTTATAAAGACTCAAAATCGTCAGCTATATTCATGATTTAATAGGTATGTTTCTAATACAAAGTTTCATTGATATACTCCAATATTATATGAGAATTATTTGATTTGTGTTTGATGTTGATAAGTATAGTTTTATATGCTTTTGTACTCATCATCACATTATAAATCTAACATAAACTAGAGGTTTTCAAAACACGAACCAAGGACAATAACTTATCTTTATGTTTATGACTTAGATATGGAAGAATAAGAATTGAGATCAATGACACGAGGTTGAGGGTGGATGAGCATGAGAGGAAAATGTCCAATTGGCATGTTGAGATGTTTAATGGGCTTAATGGGAGCAACATGGGCTTTAATagggttttttttcttctaaattgtGTTGATGGGTTTTATAAAGGAGcaagttttgttttgttttgatttttatttacttatttattatgtTTAGTTGtctttatttgtaattttaaggaGGGATCCATATTAGTTAGGGTTTACATTAGGAATATTGTTTCAGGATTAAGTGTGCTATTACTTtgctttttgtgttcttggtagAATGCGTCCTAGAGTTTGTGCAACGAATTAAATTTAGGGCTCCTAGACATGTTGCTTAAAGAGATCTTATCACttcttctcaaaattacttaaaatttaaaaaacatcataaataaaaaaaaaaacttgtatttcttataATTTCTCTataaacaaatataataataacacaataaaGGCACAACACAAATTCAAATAGGTTGTGGGACAAATACATTGTGTTGTAGTGGCAAAAAATTGGATTAGGCCCAATACAAAGGCCCACTAAACAAAATGTGTCAAAATTTGTCTATAAAGGCCAAACAAGTTAGTAAAAAAAAAGCTCATGGAAGCATTCACAAACTTACATACATCATGCCCAAACCACTACAGACATTGGCCCATTCATATGGACTCAACTCACATACCAGATTAAATACTCCATAGTATCGTAGTAATATGATAATTGGTGAGGACACATAGTCCTCAACCCATCCAAGAAAGTAGTGGTTTTTCCTTCGAGAAACTGCGAGAAAGACCACTTTTACACACGGAGAGCAACGACTCTTTTAGGAAGCTTGCAAAAGGTCATCTCTCAGATTAAGCGAGAAGGATGACTGATTTTCACATTGTTATTATAGCAAAAAACTTCTActcactatctctctctctctgttgATATTCTCTCACTCTGAACCATGGTGACTAAAATCCTTTTGTAATCGGTGCTCGGTCACCATAATAGGGAGTATTTTACTTATTATCTTTCTCTTTGTTCTATCTTTCATTACAAGCACATTAACTTTCACCAATACCGCCTTGATGTTCTAAGATTTATCCGTcactatttttctttattttgcatGTTGTCAATTCTTACGGACGTTTAACCTTGATTGATTGTGAATTTTAGAATCTACATACATTATGACACGAATAATAAATATatcatttttatataattatccCTAATCTGATGTAATTTATATAAGTGATGCTATTTGACTCGAGGATGAACTCATGTCGTAACAAGTAAATTTTTTTTCCTTCGTGTTAGGGCCGAGCATAAAATCTGAAAAACCGAAAAAATCGTGTACACCGACcttccgaacaccgaaaaaaccgccacTATTCGGTCGGTTAGAAAATTTTGTGTGGACCGACCGGCGGAACCGAAACCGACtgaacaatataatatataataatataatattatataattattaattattaaaattattaaataaaataaaaaaatctgaaattatgttctatatatttttgttttaaaaatgcacaaaaatagattccaacaatccaaaatttttagttttttaactaaaacttaaaaaaaaatataataaattcagtttggtcggtttaaccgaccaaactgcGGTCCAAAATGGTCGGTTTTTTTTTAACTAGTTTGGttggtcggtttttggattgcaccaatccagACCGAAAACcaaattctggattttatgttatgaaaaaaccgcaaaaaccgaccgatgctcacccctacttcgtgtataattatttattgataCAAAACCCAATGAGCAAAAGTCCTCGCGCCGGTGATGAACCCATTATCGGGCCAGGGCCAAAGAATTTTTCTTAATCTAGATAATTTTTCGAttcaatccaatccaatccaatccaatctgACTTACCGAATAGGCCCATGATTTGAATAATACATCCTCACTtttgaggggtaaaatggtcatttagataaaaaaaaattagccaatttttttttttttaaataaaataagagaACCCAACAATTAACTGGTAAAACAAGTAAACACCCACGAACGATGCGTATAGGAGTTGGAAACCCTATCCCTCTTTTTTGTCTTTCGGATCTCTCACTTCTCCGGTGACCTAGGGGGGCACGCTCTGCTCTCATCCTTTCCGTTTCCGTTGTCGTCCTCCGACGTAGGCCCCTGACTCCACCTACGCCCGCCTTTTGTTTCTCAGTCGAAGCTACGCGTAAGTTGTGTACAATATATATACACAGATGTATATTATTAACTGTGAGACTGAGAAAAGATCTTTGTTGAAAATTACTCATGTACCTcccaaaaaaatattttgaattaaaattCTTACACTGTTTCTCCATGTGTGAGTTCAGTTTTGGGATAGTGGTGATCTGTGATGTTACACTATTCAATatactttttagggttttaacAAGTATTAAGAGgaagaaaaaaatgaaggaaaaaggtGAAGCAATTAATGAAAATTGTTTGCTTCAGAGTGGTTTTGATTAGTTAAAATTATTagccatgttttttttttaaaaaaaaattgtaaattgtGGTGGGATTTTTCTACTTTCAGAGTTTCAAATGCGTGGATTTGGATGGGTTTAACCCacgaattttatttatttagttacaTATGTGTTTGATTGGCATTAAGGGGATATATTATTTGCAGGGTTGTGCTGTAAAGGGTTTTGGTGGAGAGTTTTAGCATGCATATAGAGGCTTCCCAGTATCTGAACTCGGGCATGTTGTTGAAGAAGCAATTTGGTGTTCTGATGTAGTCTTTTTTGTTGTTGTCACAATATCCAAGAAATTTAGCTCAATAGATTGGACTCAGATTCTCCTCATTATTTATGGACTGTAATAAGGAAGAGGCCCTGAGGGCCAGGGAGATTGctgaaaagaagatgcaaagTAAGGAGTTTGTGGTAGCTCGCAAGATTGCTTTGAAGGCCCAACTACTTTATCCTGATGTTGAGAATATTTCTCAGCTGCTTATGGTCTGTGATGTACATTGCTCTGCTGCGCAAAAAAtatcaggggatgagatggattGGTATGGAATCCTTCAACTCGAGGAGAACGCAGATGAGGCTACAATTAAGAAGCAATATAGGAAGTTTGCCCTCCAACTTCATCCTGATAAAAATAAGTTTGCTGGTGCTGAAGCTGCTTTTAAGCTGATTGGAGAAGCTCAGAGAATACTTTTGGACAAAGATAAACGTCTCTTGCATAACATGAGACGCAAGCCTTCAATGAGCAGAAAGCCTGCGACTTTTTTTTCCGCTCATAAGGCCAATTGGACCTCAAATGTGGTTCCAAACAACAGTAGAAGCAACCTTTCAGGTCTGAATGCTCAGAATCAGCGGCCACGACAACCAGCTAATCCAGGGAACCCAGACCCCAGAGCAACGTTTTGGACTGTCTGCCCCTATTGTGCAGTAAGGTACCAGTACTATAAAGAAGTTGTTAATAAATCTCTTCGTTGTCATAGTTGCCAGAAGCCCTTTGTGGCATATGACCTAAATGCACCAGCAGCAGCTGATTTTAGTAAACCTGTATTCCCCCAACAAAAAGACAGTACTCACAAAGGGGAAGCACAAGTTCGTCCAAACTTTGGCACTGGGAATTTGAATGCAGAATCAGTTAAAAATGCAGGTAAGAAGGCATCCCATACTTCACGTGTTGGTAGAAGAAAGGTGAATGGCAAAAGAGAAAGGAAGCGTACTCGAGATATGAGTGAGCTCTCTGAATCTGATGTATCAGTCTCTGAAAGTAGCACTGACTCTGAAGAAGACATGTCAATTGATGAGAATGGCGATCTTCAGAGTGAACCAAACACAGGTTTTTCCGGAGAGCAAAATCCACGAAGATCTTCACGCCATAAACAACAGGTCTCTTACAAGGAAAACTTAAGTGATGATGATGGTTATGTGAATCCAAAAAGGGCAAAGGGGAAAACATCTGATGGGGAGAATGGAGATCCATCTAAAGAGAAGTCAGCTAAGGTTAAAAATTTGTCTGATGCTGCTTCTAATGCGAAAGAAGATGAGAAAGGGGTTAAACAGAAAGAAGGTGGTGAAGAGGGTGTACCTAATGGAGATAAGTCTAGGAAGAGCGCAGAGCTTAAAGAGCCAGTTCAAATGGATGGATTGAAGAAATCTGAAGGTTGTGCTGATATTGATTCAAGCTTGGAGGAGACATCAGATCAGGAATTCCATAAATATCCTGATCCAGATTTTAATGACTTTGAAAAGGAAAGGAATGAAGAGTGTTTTGCAGTAGGGCAGGTATGGGCTGCTTATGATACTTTTAATGCCATGCCCAGATTCTATGCTCAGATCAGAAGGGTTTCTTCTACTGGGTTCAATGTGCACATAACCTGGTTAGAGCCGCAGCTAACTCATGAGAATGAATTAAAATGGCAATCTGCGGACTTGCCATTTTCTTGTGGTAAGTTCAAATATGGGGATTCTGAGAAAACTGAAAATCGTCTTATGTTCTCTCATCTAGTTTCTTGGGAAAAAGGTAGTAGTAGAGGTACTTTCGTGATATATCCAAGAAAGGGGGAGATCTGGGCTCTTTTTAAAAACTGGGATATTAAATGGAGTAGTGATCCAGATGCACATCGTCAGAGTGAATATGAATATGTTGAAATTTTGTCTGATTATGCTGTAGATGTTGGAATACATGTTGCTCTATTGAGCAAAGTAAACGGATTTGTGAGTATTTTCTGTCGGATGGAAAAGGTGGGGAAGAAGACATTTCTTGTTCCACCAGGTGAGCTATTGAGGTTTTCCCACATGATTCCATCGTATAAAATGAAAGGTAATGAAAGAGGAGTTCCAATAGGATCTTTCGAACTTGATCCTGCTGCTTTGCCTCCAATTAAAATCACGACAGAGGACGACAGTGACATGAAAATGAGCCATTCAGTGCCTCAGCATGACAGTTCTACCATTCCTTCAGCTCCAAGCCCAACAAAAGTGGAAATTCCAGATCCCGAGTTCTACAACTTTGATGCTGATAAGTCCAAAGATAAGTTTCAGCTGGGTCAGATCTGGGCGTTGTATAGTGATGAGGATGGCTTGCCAAAATACTATGGTCAGATTACGAAAATTGATTTTCACCCATCTTTCAAGCTGCGTATTTCATGGCTTGCTTCTGTCTCCCTATCATCAAACATTATTAGATGGTCTGATGAGGACATGCCTGTTTCTTGCGGTAGATTTAAGGTTGATAAGGGTGAAGAGGATCAGGTTTATGATAGCGCAACTTCTTTTTCGCATCTAGTAAAAGCAGAGCCTACAGGTAGAAGAAGCGAGTATGACATCCTTCCTAGGAAAGGTGAAATTTGGGCATTGTACAGGAACTGGAGTCCCAACCTCAACTGTAGTGACTTGGAAAACTGTGAATATGACATAGTGGAAGTTCTTTCAGCTACCGTGTTACTAATAAACGTTATGGTTTTGGAACGTGTGGATGGGTTTAAGTCGGTATATAAGGCTCGAGGGCAGGGAGGATCAGCGTTAACATGGAGTATTCCCCAGGTTGATTTTTTCAAGTTCTCTCACCAAGTTCCTGCATTCCGTCTGACTGAAGAGAAAGGTGGCAAGCTTAGAGGCTTCTTTGAACTTGATACTGCTGCCTTGCCAGTTCACTTTTTTTTGTTAAACCTAGATCAAGAGGCTTCCTAGAAAAGGTGCATTATTTGATAGAATAGATTTCTTCAGTATGCTACTTCTTTATTTGATCCATGGTTTAGCGGCGTTCCAGAGAAAGTAGGATCTTTGCCCTGCTTTTTGTTGCAATGAAAGGTTTATGTACTGATCCTTAATATGTCCACGAGAAGGCCCCAAGTTCCATTTATTTAAAAGTTTAACTCTggtttttata
It encodes the following:
- the LOC133819358 gene encoding uncharacterized protein LOC133819358 — its product is MDCNKEEALRAREIAEKKMQSKEFVVARKIALKAQLLYPDVENISQLLMVCDVHCSAAQKISGDEMDWYGILQLEENADEATIKKQYRKFALQLHPDKNKFAGAEAAFKLIGEAQRILLDKDKRLLHNMRRKPSMSRKPATFFSAHKANWTSNVVPNNSRSNLSGLNAQNQRPRQPANPGNPDPRATFWTVCPYCAVRYQYYKEVVNKSLRCHSCQKPFVAYDLNAPAAADFSKPVFPQQKDSTHKGEAQVRPNFGTGNLNAESVKNAGKKASHTSRVGRRKVNGKRERKRTRDMSELSESDVSVSESSTDSEEDMSIDENGDLQSEPNTGFSGEQNPRRSSRHKQQVSYKENLSDDDGYVNPKRAKGKTSDGENGDPSKEKSAKVKNLSDAASNAKEDEKGVKQKEGGEEGVPNGDKSRKSAELKEPVQMDGLKKSEGCADIDSSLEETSDQEFHKYPDPDFNDFEKERNEECFAVGQVWAAYDTFNAMPRFYAQIRRVSSTGFNVHITWLEPQLTHENELKWQSADLPFSCGKFKYGDSEKTENRLMFSHLVSWEKGSSRGTFVIYPRKGEIWALFKNWDIKWSSDPDAHRQSEYEYVEILSDYAVDVGIHVALLSKVNGFVSIFCRMEKVGKKTFLVPPGELLRFSHMIPSYKMKGNERGVPIGSFELDPAALPPIKITTEDDSDMKMSHSVPQHDSSTIPSAPSPTKVEIPDPEFYNFDADKSKDKFQLGQIWALYSDEDGLPKYYGQITKIDFHPSFKLRISWLASVSLSSNIIRWSDEDMPVSCGRFKVDKGEEDQVYDSATSFSHLVKAEPTGRRSEYDILPRKGEIWALYRNWSPNLNCSDLENCEYDIVEVLSATVLLINVMVLERVDGFKSVYKARGQGGSALTWSIPQVDFFKFSHQVPAFRLTEEKGGKLRGFFELDTAALPVHFFLLNLDQEAS